A single region of the Liolophura sinensis isolate JHLJ2023 chromosome 9, CUHK_Ljap_v2, whole genome shotgun sequence genome encodes:
- the LOC135475790 gene encoding Iroquois homeobox protein 5a-like, with amino-acid sequence MVTVGRDGPTLDALSLPRRDMVPRCCENGRPVVADPHTGQTICSCQYSSGLLGYPRVPTLGEAVYGASAAYAAAAQSYMPLGADGSAFYSPLLILARRRVSYPPTSFISDLSPYDGAKDAVGRVETFSPYRRHVLSYDTSMAAYPYGPGFGPMDLNAARRKNATKEATNTLKAWLYEHRKNPYPTKGEKIMLAIITKMTLTQVSTWFANARRRLKKENKMTWSPRNRSDDDGDDFDDMGDDDKDDDDKDKLAGSSEGVQSRGGTAPNSPIPSAGHDGGALDTEAHIDVDDVATSPSPSDGSRKDSQTHRDSDIPRDADSPVLSNSKDNSVSPSLTPSITDIRSPGLSLAKMSSASKKTEGGEVGEGSPRPKIWSVSQFLPTNSDNHRSRESTVTSSLTSSTSHPYRMSSPSSHRGISSSSQGHPFLPSSSAHGGYGGALSYVSHPLPMTLSSSGLGFPYSLSSVKSSLTAPSTTVSRQEALLAATASALRSQPTAPSIKSSDVIAPRPSDVTDKRDSPTLL; translated from the exons ATGGTGACTGTAGGCCGGGACGGGCCGACGCTAGACGCTCTCAGTCTTCCCCGCAGAGACATGGTACCCCGGTGTTGTGAGAACGGAAGGCCCGTGGTGGCAGATCCACACACTGGACAGACAATCTGCTCCTGTCAGTACAGCTCAGGGCTGCTGGGCTACCCTCGTGTCCCTACCCTCGGGGAGGCTGTATACGGGGCCTCGGCCGCTTACGCCGCTGCTGCCCAGTCGTACATGCCGCTAGGGGCCGACGGCTCGGCCTTCTATTCCCCATTG TTAATATTGGCCCGGCGCAGAGTCTCATACCCTCCTACTTCGTTTATTTCAGACCTCTCCCCATACGACGGGGCTAAGGATGCAGTGGGAAGGGTGGAGACATTTAGCCCATACAGGAGGCATGTACTTTCGTACGACACATCAATGGCCGCTTACCCGTACGGACCTGG ATTTGGTCCCATGGATCTGAACGCCGCCAGACGAAAAAATGCTACAAAAGAAGCTACAAATACGCTCAAAGCATGGCTATACGAACACCGCAAAAATCCTTACCCtacaaaaggagaaaaaataaTGCTAGcaattataacaaaaatgacTCTAACCCAAGTTTCCACGTGGTTTGCCAACGCCAGGAGACGGctcaagaaagaaaacaagatgACGTGGTCGCCTAGAAATCGCTCTGACGACGATGGAGATGATTTCGATGACATGGGAGATGACGATAAAGACGATGACGACAAAGACAAATTAGCCGGCTCCTCGGAGGGCGTGCAATCCCGTGGGGGCACTGCTCCGAACTCTCCTATACCATCGGCTGGACATGACGGGG GTGCTCTTGACACTGAGGCTCACATAGACGTCGATGACGTAGCGACATCTCCCAGCCCTTCCGATGGGTCACGTAAAGACAGCCAGACCCATAGGGACAGCGACATCCCTAGAGATGCAGACTCGCCAGTCCTCTCGAACAGTAAAGACAATAGTGTGTCTCCCTCACTCACTCCTTCAATCACAGACATTCGGTCGCCCGGACTGTCATTAGCTAAAATGTCTTCCGCCAGCAAAAAGACAGAGGGGGGTGAGGTCGGTGAGGGCTCACCCAGGCCGAAAATCTGGTCCGTGTCGCAGTTCCTACCAACAAATTCAGACAATCATAGGTCACGTGAATccactgtgacgtcatcacTTACGTCATCCACGTCACATCCATATCGCATGTCGTCACCATCAAGTCACAGGGGGATATCGTCTTCGAGTCAGGGTCATCCCTTCCTGCCATCGTCAAGCGCGCACGGCGGGTATGGCGGAGCGCTTTCGTACGTTAGCCATCCTTTACCAATGACCCTCAGCAGTAGTGGCCTGGGCTTCCCTTACTCGCTCTCATCGGTCAAGTCCAGCCTTACTGCCCCGTCCACCACAGTTTCACGACAAGAGGCGCTGCTAGCGGCCACCGCCTCAGCTTTGCGATCTCAGCCCACAGCTCCATCAATCAAGTCCTCAGACGTCATCGCGCCCCGccccagtgacgtcacagacaAGAGAGACAGTCCGACACTTCTTTAG